A region from the Janthinobacterium agaricidamnosum genome encodes:
- the cyoB gene encoding cytochrome o ubiquinol oxidase subunit I produces MLDHIDLTKLIFGRLTWDAIPFHEPILLATFAMVALGGIALVAALTYFRVWGTLWRDWITSIDHKKIGIMYMILGLVMLLRGFADALMMRTQQAIAFGDNAGFLPPHHYDQIFTAHGVIMIFFVAMPFVTGLMNYVVPLQIGARDVAFPFLNNFSFWMTTMGAALVMASLFVGEFARTGWLAYPPLSGIVGSPDVGVDYYIWSLQIAGVGTLLSGVNLIATIVKMRAPGMTWMKMPVFTWTALCTNILIVAAFPVLTAVLAMLSLDRVAGFNFFTTELGGNAMMYVNLIWIWGHPEVYILILPLFGVFSEVVATFSSKRLFGYASMVYATCVIMILSYLVWLHHFFTMGSGASVNSFFGITTMIISIPTGAKIFNWLFTMYRGRIRFELPMLWTIGFMVTFTIGGMTGVLLAVPPADFVLHNSLFLIAHFHNVIIGGVVFGVFAAINYWYPKAFGYKLDAFWGKCSFWFWFVGFYLAFMPLYVLGLMGVTRRVNHFEDPSLQIWTIIAWFGAVSIALGIGSLLMQFYVSFRNRHALRDVTGDPWGGRTLEWSTSSPPPDYNFAFTPQVHELDAWTDMKKHGYQRPTSGFTKIHMPKNTWAGFVIAALSALVGFGLIWQMWLVAGIGFAIMMITIIVHTFNYKRDYYIPAEEVVRTEDAYTKLLSSHV; encoded by the coding sequence ATGCTAGACCATATTGATCTGACGAAGCTTATATTCGGCCGTCTGACTTGGGATGCAATTCCATTTCACGAACCTATCCTGCTGGCGACCTTTGCAATGGTCGCCCTGGGCGGTATCGCACTCGTTGCGGCACTGACGTATTTCCGCGTCTGGGGTACCCTGTGGCGCGACTGGATCACCAGTATCGACCATAAAAAAATCGGTATCATGTACATGATCCTGGGCCTGGTCATGCTGCTGCGCGGCTTTGCCGACGCGCTCATGATGCGTACCCAGCAGGCGATCGCCTTTGGCGACAATGCCGGCTTCCTGCCACCGCATCACTACGACCAGATCTTCACCGCCCACGGCGTGATCATGATCTTCTTCGTCGCGATGCCTTTCGTGACGGGTCTGATGAACTACGTGGTGCCGCTGCAGATCGGCGCGCGCGACGTGGCTTTCCCATTCCTCAACAACTTCAGCTTCTGGATGACCACCATGGGCGCCGCCCTGGTCATGGCTTCGCTGTTCGTCGGCGAATTCGCCCGCACGGGCTGGCTTGCGTATCCGCCGCTGTCGGGCATCGTCGGCAGTCCGGACGTGGGGGTAGACTATTACATCTGGTCCTTGCAGATTGCCGGGGTCGGGACGCTATTGTCCGGTGTCAACCTGATCGCCACCATCGTCAAGATGCGCGCACCAGGCATGACCTGGATGAAAATGCCCGTCTTCACCTGGACCGCACTGTGCACCAACATCCTGATCGTCGCCGCCTTCCCGGTGCTGACGGCCGTATTGGCCATGCTGTCGCTGGACCGCGTTGCCGGCTTTAACTTCTTCACGACGGAACTGGGCGGCAACGCCATGATGTACGTCAACCTGATATGGATCTGGGGCCACCCGGAAGTCTACATCCTGATCCTGCCGCTGTTCGGCGTGTTCTCGGAAGTGGTTGCCACGTTCAGCAGCAAGCGTCTGTTCGGCTACGCCTCGATGGTGTACGCCACCTGCGTCATCATGATCCTGTCGTACCTGGTATGGCTGCATCACTTCTTCACCATGGGTTCGGGCGCCAGCGTCAACTCCTTCTTCGGCATCACGACGATGATCATCTCGATCCCGACGGGCGCGAAGATCTTCAACTGGCTGTTTACCATGTACCGCGGCCGTATCCGCTTTGAACTGCCTATGCTGTGGACGATCGGCTTCATGGTCACCTTCACCATCGGCGGCATGACCGGCGTGCTGCTGGCCGTGCCACCAGCGGACTTCGTGCTGCATAACAGCCTGTTCCTGATCGCCCACTTCCATAACGTGATTATCGGCGGCGTGGTGTTCGGTGTATTTGCTGCAATTAACTACTGGTACCCGAAAGCCTTCGGCTACAAGCTCGACGCGTTCTGGGGCAAATGCTCGTTCTGGTTCTGGTTCGTCGGCTTCTACCTGGCCTTCATGCCGCTGTACGTGCTGGGCCTGATGGGCGTGACCCGCCGTGTCAACCACTTTGAAGATCCATCGCTGCAAATCTGGACCATCATCGCCTGGTTTGGCGCCGTCTCGATCGCGCTGGGCATCGGTTCCCTGCTGATGCAGTTCTATGTGAGTTTCCGCAACCGTCACGCCCTGCGCGACGTCACCGGCGACCCATGGGGCGGCCGTACGCTGGAATGGTCGACGTCGTCGCCACCGCCAGACTATAATTTCGCCTTCACACCGCAAGTGCACGAACTCGATGCATGGACCGACATGAAGAAACACGGTTACCAGCGTCCGACGTCCGGTTTCACGAAGATCCACATGCCGAAGAACACCTGGGCTGGTTTCGTGATCGCCGCACTGTCCGCACTGGTTGGTTTTGGCCTGATCTGGCAAATGTGGCTCGTCGCCGGCATCGGCTTCGCGATCATGATGATTACCATCATCGTCCATACCTTTAACTACAAGCGCGATTACTACATTCCTGCGGAAGAAGTGGTCCGTACCGAAGACGCTTATACTAAATTGCTGAGCAGCCATGTCTGA
- a CDS encoding ATP-binding protein: protein MPGRIEILPNREVLERGAVAAEMEHPAGHQNMKLLIQLRWLAVIGQISTIFGVGVGLGIALPVPYMLEVLSCLIAFNLASLLRWHERQPVSNTALFLALLVDVTVLTAQLYLSGGISNPFAFLYLLQVILSAVLLEVWSTWIMVAITSLCLAGLALLPGPLILPIDPERGFSSLYVQGLLICFILNAALLVVFITRINRNQRAGDAKVADLRQRAAEEEHIIRMGLLASGAAHELGTPLATLSVILGDWRRMPELSKNSELLEEITEMQAQLQRCKSIVSGILLSAGEARGESSVKTTINTFLNDLVDEWRTSRPIHDFEYDNRIEHDVPVVFDSTLKQTICNVLDNALEASPEWLRFEATREADALHLVVTDAGPGFEPSMLTHLGKPYQSSKGKPGGGLGLFLVVNVARTLGGTVTARNRVQGGAVVHLALPLAAIKLERESDHHAG, encoded by the coding sequence ATGCCGGGCAGGATTGAAATCCTGCCCAACCGCGAGGTACTAGAACGCGGCGCCGTGGCGGCCGAGATGGAACATCCGGCCGGCCACCAGAACATGAAGCTGCTGATCCAGCTGCGCTGGCTGGCCGTGATCGGCCAGATCAGCACCATCTTCGGCGTGGGCGTGGGACTGGGCATCGCCTTGCCCGTGCCCTACATGCTCGAAGTGCTGTCCTGCCTGATCGCCTTCAACCTGGCCAGCCTGTTGCGCTGGCACGAACGCCAGCCCGTGTCCAATACGGCCCTGTTTCTTGCCCTGCTGGTCGACGTCACCGTGCTGACGGCCCAGCTCTACCTGAGCGGCGGCATCAGCAATCCGTTTGCCTTCCTGTATTTATTGCAAGTCATCCTCAGCGCCGTGCTGCTGGAAGTGTGGTCGACCTGGATCATGGTGGCCATTACCAGCCTGTGCCTGGCGGGCCTGGCCTTGCTGCCCGGCCCCTTGATCCTGCCGATCGACCCCGAGCGCGGTTTTTCCAGCCTGTACGTGCAGGGCCTGCTGATCTGTTTTATTTTGAACGCCGCCTTGCTGGTGGTCTTCATCACGCGCATCAACCGCAACCAGCGGGCCGGCGACGCCAAGGTGGCCGACTTGCGCCAGCGCGCGGCGGAAGAGGAGCACATCATCCGCATGGGCTTGCTGGCCTCGGGCGCCGCGCACGAGCTGGGCACGCCGCTGGCAACCTTGTCCGTCATCCTCGGCGACTGGCGCCGCATGCCGGAATTGAGCAAGAACAGCGAATTGCTGGAAGAAATCACGGAAATGCAGGCGCAATTGCAGCGCTGCAAGAGCATTGTCAGCGGCATTTTATTGTCGGCGGGCGAGGCGCGCGGGGAGTCTTCCGTGAAAACGACGATCAATACCTTCCTCAACGACCTGGTCGACGAGTGGCGTACGAGCCGGCCGATCCATGATTTCGAGTACGATAACCGCATCGAGCACGACGTGCCCGTCGTCTTCGATTCGACCCTGAAGCAAACCATCTGCAATGTGCTCGACAATGCGCTGGAAGCGTCGCCCGAGTGGCTGCGCTTCGAAGCGACGCGCGAAGCGGACGCCTTGCACCTGGTCGTTACCGATGCGGGCCCCGGCTTCGAGCCGTCGATGCTGACGCACCTGGGCAAGCCATATCAAAGCAGCAAGGGCAAGCCCGGCGGCGGCCTGGGCCTGTTCCTGGTGGTGAATGTCGCGCGTACTTTAGGTGGTACGGTGACGGCGCGCAATCGGGTGCAGGGCGGGGCGGTGGTGCACCTGGCCTTGCCGCTGGCGGCCATCAAACTGGAAAGAGAAAGCGACCACCATGCAGGATGA
- the cyoC gene encoding cytochrome o ubiquinol oxidase subunit III, which translates to MSDTIAHNTGAAGAAPSTRSYFVREHHPENGSLLGFWLYLMSDCLIFACLFATYAVVGRSYADGPTGAALFDLPLVAVNTAMLLLSSITYGFAMLSMQRKQLRSTLVWLGITGLFGLAFLSLEMYEFIHLIHEGAGPQRSAFLSSFFALVGTHGLHVTFGVIWLVTLMFQLNKHGLTPENGRRMMCLSLFWHFLDVIWIGVFTFVYLMGVLP; encoded by the coding sequence ATGTCTGATACCATCGCCCATAACACCGGCGCCGCTGGCGCCGCACCAAGCACGCGCAGCTACTTTGTGCGCGAGCACCACCCGGAAAACGGCAGCTTGCTCGGTTTCTGGCTCTACCTGATGAGCGATTGCCTGATCTTCGCCTGTCTGTTCGCCACGTACGCCGTGGTCGGCCGCAGCTATGCGGACGGCCCGACGGGCGCCGCGCTGTTCGACCTGCCGCTGGTGGCCGTCAACACGGCCATGCTGCTGCTGTCGTCGATCACCTACGGCTTCGCCATGCTGTCCATGCAGCGCAAGCAATTGCGCAGCACCCTGGTCTGGCTGGGCATCACGGGCCTGTTCGGCCTGGCCTTCCTGTCGCTGGAAATGTATGAATTCATTCATCTGATCCACGAAGGCGCCGGTCCGCAGCGCAGCGCGTTCCTGTCGTCGTTCTTCGCCCTGGTCGGTACCCACGGCTTGCACGTGACGTTCGGCGTGATCTGGCTCGTGACCCTGATGTTCCAGTTGAACAAGCATGGCCTGACCCCGGAAAACGGCCGCCGCATGATGTGCCTGTCGCTGTTCTGGCACTTCCTGGACGTCATCTGGATCGGCGTCTTCACCTTTGTCTACCTGATGGGAGTGCTGCCATGA
- the cyoD gene encoding cytochrome o ubiquinol oxidase subunit IV — MSDHHTHGDSHHHDNHDHGSLKSYAIGFILSVILTAIPFWLVMTKAITNSGTMGLVLLAFAAVQVVVHMVYFLHMNTKSEGGWNMMALIFTIMIVGIAMAGSLWVMYHMNHNMMPDLMPEYMHTKTAP, encoded by the coding sequence ATGAGCGACCACCACACACACGGCGATAGCCACCACCATGACAACCACGATCATGGCAGCCTGAAAAGCTACGCGATCGGTTTCATCCTGTCGGTGATCCTGACGGCCATTCCGTTCTGGCTGGTGATGACGAAAGCCATCACCAACTCGGGCACCATGGGTCTGGTCCTGCTGGCGTTCGCGGCGGTTCAAGTGGTGGTACACATGGTGTACTTCCTGCACATGAACACCAAGTCCGAAGGCGGCTGGAACATGATGGCGCTGATCTTCACGATCATGATCGTGGGCATCGCCATGGCCGGTTCCCTGTGGGTCATGTACCACATGAACCACAACATGATGCCGGATCTGATGCCTGAGTACATGCATACGAAAACGGCTCCATGA
- a CDS encoding SURF1 family protein: protein MMSNTRPSNTGRAPGAASQDAAPGPRGMAMRYALALLAGILFAGFCVLGTWQVKRLFWKLDLIERVEQRVHAPATDAPGPAAWASITPQTDEYRHVRLSGTYLPLFNTLVQATTALGSGYWLVTPLRLADGSTVLINRGFVPKRAGIAASTPAGIVEVDGLLRISETGGGFLRENSPATQHWYSRDVAAIAASHMLTNVAPYFVDAKEKSETASDAPVGGLTVISFHNNHLVYALTWFALALMVVGITWWIVREDKRRRARKAGNADRQESDHAGQD from the coding sequence ATGATGAGTAATACGCGCCCAAGCAACACCGGGCGCGCCCCTGGCGCCGCATCGCAAGATGCCGCGCCAGGCCCACGCGGCATGGCTATGCGGTATGCACTGGCCTTGCTGGCGGGGATCTTGTTTGCCGGTTTCTGTGTCCTGGGAACCTGGCAAGTCAAGCGCCTGTTCTGGAAGCTTGACCTGATCGAGCGCGTCGAACAACGCGTACATGCGCCCGCAACGGACGCGCCTGGACCCGCAGCCTGGGCCAGCATCACGCCACAAACGGATGAATACCGCCATGTGCGACTCTCCGGTACCTATCTCCCCCTATTCAATACCCTGGTGCAAGCAACGACGGCACTGGGCAGCGGTTACTGGCTGGTGACGCCCTTGCGCCTAGCCGACGGCAGCACCGTGCTCATCAACCGCGGCTTCGTGCCGAAACGCGCCGGCATCGCCGCCAGCACGCCGGCCGGCATCGTCGAGGTCGACGGCTTGCTGCGCATCAGCGAGACGGGCGGCGGTTTCTTGCGTGAAAACAGTCCTGCCACGCAGCACTGGTATTCGCGCGACGTGGCCGCCATCGCCGCCTCGCACATGCTCACCAACGTGGCGCCATATTTCGTCGATGCGAAAGAGAAATCGGAAACGGCCAGTGACGCCCCCGTCGGCGGCCTGACCGTGATCTCGTTCCACAACAACCACCTCGTGTATGCACTGACGTGGTTCGCGCTGGCCCTGATGGTGGTCGGCATCACATGGTGGATCGTGCGCGAAGACAAGCGCCGCCGCGCGCGCAAGGCGGGCAATGCCGATCGCCAGGAAAGCGACCATGCCGGGCAGGATTGA
- a CDS encoding response regulator transcription factor — protein MQDDRLLLIIEDDAAFARTLGRSFERRGYQVILATNFDEASALLEQHCPDYAVVDLKLNGNTSGLACVQMLHQHDPEMLIVVLTGYASIGTAVEAIKLGACQYLAKPSNTDDIEAAFGHVAGNADIELTNRATNIKTLEWERIHEMLAETDFNISETARRLGMHRRTLARKLEKQRVK, from the coding sequence ATGCAGGATGACCGTCTGTTATTGATCATCGAAGACGACGCCGCGTTTGCCCGCACCCTTGGCCGCTCGTTCGAACGGCGCGGCTACCAGGTCATCCTGGCCACCAATTTCGACGAAGCGAGCGCCTTGCTGGAACAGCATTGCCCCGACTACGCCGTCGTCGACCTGAAACTCAATGGCAATACGTCCGGCCTGGCCTGCGTGCAGATGCTGCACCAGCACGACCCGGAAATGCTGATCGTCGTGCTGACGGGCTACGCCAGCATCGGCACGGCCGTCGAAGCCATCAAGCTGGGCGCCTGCCAGTACCTGGCGAAACCGTCGAACACGGACGACATCGAAGCGGCTTTCGGCCACGTGGCCGGCAACGCCGACATCGAACTGACGAATCGCGCCACCAACATCAAGACCCTGGAATGGGAACGCATCCACGAAATGCTGGCCGAGACGGATTTCAATATTTCGGAAACGGCAAGAAGGCTGGGCATGCACCGGCGCACCCTGGCGCGCAAGCTGGAAAAGCAGCGGGTCAAGTAG